In the Paramormyrops kingsleyae isolate MSU_618 chromosome 6, PKINGS_0.4, whole genome shotgun sequence genome, one interval contains:
- the LOC111840339 gene encoding lysine-specific demethylase phf2-like isoform X4: protein MASFVESPQIVRKLSWVENYWPNDALLGKPQVTKYCLMCVKDSYTDFHIECGGASVWYHVLKGEKIFFLIKPTSANLSLYERWRSSSSYSEMFFADQVDKCYKCILKQGQTLFIPSGWINAILAPVDCLAFSGHFVHNLSVEMQMRAYEVEKRLKVASLTPFPNFETACWYVGRHLLERFKGLHRSNKEPASYLILGAKILNAAFRSWTRKLALLEHEDELPENMKPAQLIKDLAKEIRLSENAMKGTKEEPVANTSMEEAPAPPAEPEEPLSPAHVPSPPREKLPRKRGTKMAKPPKPPKIPKVKDEGKKRGKKMKEGVSLAKMPSSPCQESDDKEKAVKNGSESTGRDSLSKKDNVQSVSEMREQNKNKTEAKWKYKNSKPDSLLRMEEHKKSLLSGNKDKYGFSFSNKKTLSSKSLKTQTSTSEFESLHNFKEGKAKPVRDEYEYVSDEGELKIDIFPMRRKKSPTKKPLSLLTDVKEPIQQSKKPKIQKKIGKPDDSSDDESLHIDIKGKPEVKGRISKGKKESSTAAGILDLLQASKQVGGVDYNADSQPPASPSTQEAIQGMLSMANLSSSDSCPQTTWNNNHSKGNLHDTLLGKKLASSSGGNSKRPAKRLLKKTLRRSSSLESLEMFDDEQDHMDACFKDSDYVYPSLESEDDNPIFKPRSKKRKSSDDIPYSPTARVGPSGPRLDRPVREGARVASIETGLAAAAAKLSHQEEQKKKKKKASKKKAPPLVEPEKVSQESCFSEPLLDSHSSSLTDHEYTTGTGKVQGGPQPMAPGVFLTQRLPSTSSQNRTSAKGERAVIPEAKGKKLKKGMATAKQRLGKILKIHRNGKLLL, encoded by the exons ATGGCAAGCTTTGTGGAAAGTCCACAAATTGTGCGGAAGCTTTCTTGGGTTGAGAACTACTGGCCAAATGATGCACTTCTGGGCAAACCTCAAGTGACCAAGTACTGTCTGATGTGCGTGAAGGACAGTTACACTGACTTCCACATAGAGTGTGGTGGGGCATCTGTCTGGTACCATGTCCTCAAA GGCGAGAAGATCTTCTTCTTAATCAAGCCCACCTCTGCCAACTTGTCTTTATATGAACGCTGGAGGTCTTCATCCAGTTACAGTGAGATGTTCTTTGCGGACCAAGTAGACAAATGCTACAAATGCATTCTGAAGCAGGGCCAGACTCTCTTCATACCATCAG GGTGGATTAATGCAATACTGGCCCCTGTTGACTGTCTAGCTTTCTCAGGCCACTTTGTCCACAACCTCAGTGTAGAGATGCAAATGAG AGCATATGAAGTGGAGAAGCGACTGAAGGTGGCCAGCCTCACTCCATTCCCAAACTTTGAGACCGCCTGCTGGTATGTGGGGCGCCATCTGCTGGAGAGATTCAAAG GCTTGCACAGATCTAATAAGGAACCAGCTTCGTATCTGATTCTTGGTGCCAAAATCCTCAATGCGGCCTTCAGATCATGGACTAGAAAGCTg GCTCTTCTAGAACATGAGGATGAACTTCCAGAGAATATGAAGCCGGCACAGCTTATCAAAGACCTTGCCAAAGAGATCAGGTTATCAGAG AATGCAATGAAAGGCACCAAGGAAGAGCCTGTTGCCAACACATCTATGGAGGAGGCCCCTGCCCCACCAGCTGAACCAGAGGAGCCCTTATCTCCTGCCCATGTTCCCTCACCTCCCAGGGAGAAGCTGCCCAGGAAGAGGGGCACCAAAATGGCCAAGCCCCCAAAGCCGCCAAAGATTCCCAAAGTAAAGGATGAGGGGAAGAAAAGAGGGAAGAAGATGAAAGAGGGTGTGAGCTTGGCCAAAATGCCCAGCTCACCTTGCCAGGAGTCAGATGACAAAGAGAAG GCTGTAAAGAATGGATCAGAATCTACGGGGAGAGACAGTTTGAGTAAGAAAGATAATGTGCAAAGTGTGTCTGAAATGCGAGAGCAGAACAAGAACAAAACGGAAGCAAAATGGAAATACAAG aaCAGCAAGCCCGATTCTTTGCTGAGAATGGAGGAACACAAGAAGTCACTTTTGTCAGGAAATAAAGACAAATatggcttttcattttcaaataaaaaaacgTTAAG cTCTAAAAGCCTCAAAACCCAGACCAGCACATCTGAGTTTGAGTCCTTGCATAACTTCAAGGAAGGCAAGGCCAAGCCAGTACGAGACGAGTATGAGTATGTTTCAGATGAGGGAGAGCTGAAGATCGATATCTTCCCTATGAGGAGGAAAAAGAGCCCCACCAAAAAGCCCTTATCCC TTTTAACAGATGTTAAAGAACCTATTCAACAGTCTAAAAAGCCAAAGATTCAGAAGAAAATTGGCAAG CCAGATGACTCGTCAGATGATGAATCACTCCACATAGACATAAAAGGCAAACCCGAGGTCAAAGGTCGAATCTCAAAGGGCAAGAAGGAAAGTAGCACTGCAGCAGGGATTCTGGATCTTTTGCAGGCAAGCAAGCAAGTAGGAGGAGTGGATTACAATGCAGACAG TCAGCCACCTGCATCCCCCAGCACGCAGGAGGCCATCCAGGGCATGCTCTCCATGGCCAACCTGTCGTCTTCAGACAGCTGCCCACAAACAACGTGGAACAACAATCACTCCAAAGGAAACTTGCACGACACGCTGTTGGGCAAGAAGCTGGCAAGTAGCAGTGGCGGCAATAGCAAGCGGCCGGCCAAGCGACTCCTGAAGAAGACGctgaggaggagcagcagcctGGAGAGCCTGGAGATGTTTGATGATGAGCAGGACCACATGGATGCCTGCTTCAAGGACTCTGACTATG TTTACCCCTCTTTGGAGTCCGAAGACGACAATCCTATTTTCAAGCCTAGatcaaagaaaaggaaaagTTCGGATGACATTCCTTACAGCCCCACAG CTAGagtgggcccttcgggccctcGACTGGACAGGCCGGTTCGAGAAGGGGCCCGGGTGGCTTCCATAGAAACAGGCCTTGCGGCAGCAGCAGCCAAGCTCTCCCACCAG GAGGaacagaagaaaaagaagaagaaggcCTCAAAAAAAAAGGCACCACCGTTGGTGGAACCCGAGAAGGTTTCCCAGGAGAGCTGCTTCTCTGAGCCTCTGCTGGACTCTCACAGCAGTAGCCTGACAGACCATGAGTACACGACCGGCACAGGCAAGGTGCAGGGGGGCCCTCAGCCCATGGCTCCGGGGGTGTTCCTCACACAGAGGCTTCCCTCTACATCGTCTCAGAACCGGACCTCTGCCAAGGGGGAACGTGCTGTCATACCAGAAGCTAAAG GCAAAAAGCTAAAGAAAGGAATGGCCACAGCCAAGCAGAGACTGGGGAAGATTTTAAAGATCCATCGAAATGGAAAACTCCTTCTGTAA